AGTAGGCTAGACATGGTAGAGAATTTTCATGTTATTGGCTGAAAATGATAAATCAAACATTGATGAAATGGGATAAAGATTGGTCAAGTAAGTgataaaatgaaaacaaaaaatcataataacCGTACCAGTGAGACGAACGTGGTGGATGATTCCTGAAGTGTAGTTTTGGAGACCTTCAAAGGGATAAAGTTGGTTATAAACAAGGGAATAGCCTTTTGCTTCATGATTCATTGGAAATCTCAAAGTCCCATAACGAACAACACTGGCAACACTTTTAGGGTCTAGTGGTTTTATCATGTAACCAATTTGGTATTCCCCTGCACAAAAAAAATCAACACATCACACTTTAAAGTTCTAAGAAACAAATTCACGAACACATTAAAGGTTAAATAAACTAAGTACGAAATCCAATTTGCAGGCTACAACTGTCGTTTCATGGAACAGGTTAATTCCAACTAACCATGATTTTCAACAATAAAGAATATCCAGAAGAGAAAGGAACCTGTAATCCAGGAGATCCAAACAGAATCATAAGAAGCAGAGAGAGAGACCGATATCTGCTCAGGTCCGAATCCTTTGACCCGGCGAACAACACGGGGATCATCAGCAGGCAAATCAGCGGCGTTGCCACGCAAGCTGACGTCAAAAGGAACGGTGACGGGCTGAAAGGGACCGTCTAAAGTGGATGGAATCTTTCCATGGACAGAAATGGCAGTACTTGTGAGCAAAAACAAAGCTCTGATCAGAAAAGCCGCAAAAACAAAGCAAACCTGAAACGCCATCATCAAGGACGCTCCATGGACACGGAAAGAGCAAGGGTTTGTGTCTTTGTTATGGAAAAGCAGCAGCAGTGAATGAAGAGAGTGGGAGAGAATTCAGGCTTGAAGAAGAGAAGGGGAGATCGATTGCGAAGCGCAGAACTCGTGTTTAGATTCgacaatttttctttcttttgcgtTGGGATTTTAAACAGTTTGAAGCTGTTGCCTTTTGTATGCACTAACGACCTTGGCGGGTCACAGAGACTTTCCATAAATTATGGAATAACTATTaaatttgcaattttttttgataaattatagtttttgcttcataatttaataaaaattacacaTTAATCCATGTTCTTTTGAAAACTATTTATTTtaggttttattttaaaaatctattcaaCGGGCCCTTGTCTCATTTCCTccaaaacaaaaattttaagaaatttattaatttatttttataattattaaatttgactaaaaatttattattattttaaaatataatgattTAGTTTTTCTAGtagtatttcaattaattaaaatactaaataatttataatattcggattccaaaatagtaaaaaactttttaattatatttaaaaattataaaaactaactaatgaatttcttaaaatttatggacctaatagtaattttctctatttttcttttttaattattaaaatttatctactttttaatatttatactttTCACTTGGTACTTTAATTCACCcacaaacttaaaatttttaattatttatcttaatattaaatattatattggatttaaataaaatctattgttcaaaaattattgattttatgaGTTATTTTAACTTAAACTTACTTTTgacattaataattaaaaataaatactaatatttaatttttaacacaTATTAAGTTCCAAGACATATCCACTCTTAAGGAAGTAAATGCTTTTTTCAAATGTAGTTGGTTAGtttataaatacattaaaatcttatttaataaaaataagttatttttttgagaagtaaattttttaaaatagtttaattatttatttttttagtaaaagaaaaaaaagcttTAATTCatcagaaatttaaaaaaaaaagtgaactaaatggataaaattttaatattttttaaaaacttaaagtTTTGTGGCTAAGAAACAAATAGTGGAAAATGATATTTTTGGGAATATCCCTAAATGAAAAAAGATGGATGTCAACCAAACTAGTGAAATGGCATGATGAGGTGGTGGCCAGGTGTTCTTTTCCAATTGGACTCCCATTTGAGGACATTAACAAGGCAATGGTTCTAGCATGCTTCAAATTTCCAATTTTTAATCAACTTTTCCAAGTCCCAAAAATAtcttattccttttttttttaagaatttatttataattttcctTTCTATAGCTGTTAAGTTTTTTTGTTGATAAAGCTTTAAGGCAGTAGGCCTTAGTTTTGGCCGGAAATCGCTGGTGTTCCCTTTTGGCTAGACGTTCCTTCCCTGTAAAtagttttgtgtttttttttttttaattttttttggtgGACTGAGTTTAAAGAGGGAGCTATTTTGGTATacattcggtttggttttttggCTGTTTTGGGCTCATTAGATTTGGTCTTCCTTGACTAGTTCACGGCGAAAGATGAATGGTGGTTTCTTGCGAAATTCTCCCCTCTTTTTCGCTGGTGTCTTGCTATGGTGGTTTTTGCCGGTACTGATGAGGGATCGTCGAGTTAATTGTAAAACGCCACTCTTTCCTTTTAGTAACATCGAGGCTACTCGTAAGTTTTTCTCTGGTGGCTCTTCCTACTTGCATGCATCTTCTTCTCTCTCAGATATGGTTGCATATTGAGATATTCATCTGTTAAGATTCTTCTTCCATAGATCTGTTGGTTATTGTGTCATGCATCTCTCGAGCTTCAATATGTATTTTAGTCCTTGTGGCTTCTGTTGGGAATCTCAGCTTTAGCGGCGATCGGGCATCTTCTTAAGCAGCCGACATTTCTTCCCGGAAGAGATGATGTTGTGTAGGGCGGCAACCGGTTTTGGAGATTTGGatccttatttaatttttcagaaaatcggtttaattttttattaattgcaatttaatttttaatttcaaaaattttaattaatttaatttaatttaattttaattaaaaaaataaaaccaaatcaataatgataatatattatttttaataatataaaaattaaattataattaaaattaaaatattttaaataaaatttaaaatattaaaaataaaatataaaatataaataatttattataaaactaaacagaataaaccgaattaaattgcatcaaattaaattaatttaatttaatttttatatatattaaaattttaatttttaattaatttaatttaattttaaattaacattGAACCTATAAACTTCAATATGTTATTCTAAGGTAAAGTTAAAAGTTTTAAGATAATTTCCCACATTACAATTCGTTTTACTTGGAATCTCCCCGAGTTTTACGATTATGTTTCGGAGAATTTGTATGATTATTCAAcgtattaaagttaaaaaattatttataaaatgagATGCGCACGTTCTTTCTTTAATACTTTAAATACCACTATCTATTAGAAATTACATTTTCATTTAATATTCCCCATTTACATGTTCAAAACCTTTTGAatttaattactatttttttatattttaaattaaaaaaaaattgtatcatctgaaaaaattatgataaaaaatgATTCAGTTTTAGCTAAATATACAACATGTTTGATTCAACCAGTTCTCATGCAAAGCTTGAAATGTGCAATTCTGAGTCTCTACTGCTGTGCCAGAGCATGCCCTCCCTCTTTATTTTTGTTATCTGTGGCTTCATGTTTCTAGATCTACTAGATTCACTCCTACACTTGATTTTCACGTTTGGAGACTCAAGTTTGACTTATTGGATGTAGGATGTTTTTTAGTTGCATCAACTCCTCAGCCAAGTGCCTCTACTAATGGCTTCTATTTTTGACAGCTGGGTCTCTTGTCAAACGCTTGCCGTGTTTTACTCCTATCGGTGCTCCGATATGTTGAAGAATTCCCCCAGTGATTATGCCAACTTTTCCTGTTTAGCGTTGTACTGGGGCTATGGGTGTCGGCCAAAATCCTTTACGAgcaatgattttttaaaaattgagtgaataattaattagtttacttatattataaaaattaaataataattttttctaattgtATTATCTTTGTAATTTAATAtcattttatcataaaaaaatttctaaactttaatttttatcttagcaaagtcttttttttaatagaatgtTTTTAACCTTTATGGTTAAAAATAATGAAACTGTCTTCTTCTCCTCGttccttttatttctttctatttttctaattaaattaacaaaatatataattaaaataaaatacgattaattttatattaatttatttattaacataATATCTTAATTAAcgttcttaatattttaaataaattagagaACTTTTGCTGAGACaattaaaattgagagatattttagtgaaaaactGAAGTTGAGAGACGATCCTGAAGTTGAGGAAAGGATGGTATAATTTACCTGGAAGGGCAAACTTGAACAATAGCTTTTAACTGCAATAGCCAGAGTAAAAGAACTTGTTCATAATATTTGGTTTACTTAACAGCATGAGAGAGCCTATCTAGTCCCTAGATATCGAGGGACATTTCGCAAGAGTATGCATGAGATGAGAAGGAAATACAAGAGGGAAAGAAAGCAGAAATGGGTTAATAGGAATCTCAAAGATCCTCtgcaaagcaaaaataacaataaactgCTTTGTATCATAATAAATTATGGCAGCAAACGAAATTCAAATACTCTACTGAAATACTTATGCACAACTTAAGAGGAATTCAGTGAAGCAACAACAGGCAAATTCTGAAGATAGACAAAATATTCTGATTGGCACTAAGATTTGTCCTAGACAAAAGTCAAATATGTATGACGCAACCGCCATTGATGCTTACAAAACTAGGAAACATAAACACTTTAATGTGATTTATGAATTCCATGAACAACCTAAAcaaaaaagtttttaaaaaaatctatagaCATCTATAGGCCCGAAAATAGTACAGAGCAAAAGGAatttggaaaaagaaaagaacaaaatGTCCATCAGGCTGTGAAACCAGAAGTTTGGAGGGACACTTGTCCCCTCAACCTTTGGTTCTCATAATTGTGATGCTTCCTTTTCCACCTTCAGTGCGGATTTTAGTTTTGCCAACAACAGGCTTCCCAGAAAAAGCTGAAGTCGGGTAAGAAGTAGGATCGTCATcattttgctttgattttgatGGTGGGGGAGTGCGGATCCGCTGGTTTATGTCCTTCAGAGTAACATCTCCATGGAACCCACAGGGTTTGATGAAGGCAAATGGATATACGACAGATGAAGCTAACTTAGTGGGTGTTCGTATAAAAGACTTCTTACCTAAGGGTGCATAAATTCAGACATAGTTAGGGTATTAAGTTTTAGCATTCACACACAAAAGCAACAATAACCGACTGCCCAAGGACTGCAAGTGGAACAAATATAAGGACTTAACTGCATTAAAGCGACCACATGTGAGAAATTAGTCTATCATTAGAAAATATCCATTATATTGCGATGAGTATACATGCAACAAAGAGGATATTGAGAAAAGAGGAATACCTTTAAAAACTACATTCTGAGGAGTCCGAGCTACATGCTTTTGAACCACACTAGCTCCATTCCCGAGTGCATCATTACAGAACTCTACAGCAGCAAACTAATTTTATGCTCTTTACACaataaacatcataagaacaAAATACAATATGAATGCATATTGTGCAAATGAAAAAACAAGCATATACCTGAAATATCTATTTGCAAATCAGATGCTCCAGCATAATTCCTAATATTCACATAATAAATCATTCAGCTTCTATTAGATGATAATCAAAGTAgattataaagttttttttcgaaaaaaaaaaaaaagaaaaaagaaaaaggagaagcatACATATCATTGGGACTAAACTGCATCTCCGCGTCATTAAGGCATTCAGCAAGCCATCCCTCAGATGACTGATCCAGGACCTCATAACTGGAGGCAGACACATCTGCTTAAGCATGTATGTCATTATTACAGATCCTAGAGTAATTTTTGAGGTAAAATCAGATGCTCCAATTGGTTTCAGCACATAGTCTTGAATGATACCAACCTGAAAAACCTGTAGCCCAATTTGATGCTTGAGGTAACACTTCATCAAGCGAGCACTCCCTCTCCTAAACATGCAACCAAAAATATTAATATCTGAAATATCAAAAAGCTAACCAATTCTCATATTCAGTTCACACTTTGGCACTCAAATCATTAACGCAGGACAAAATAAGGGCTAAAATATTTGATGGAGCAAAGGTGGCGTAAGCTAGTTAAAGGCACTGTACTAAGTCTATGCCTACTTTAACAGGCATAATTAAATATCTACAACATCAAGACATCACATATAACACAATTGGCTTGCATATTTAAACAAATAATATGTTGTGTATAAACAGTTTTTCCAGAAAAATGATCTAAAGCATGTACTAGCACAAACTTAAATTTCACAGAgcctattttttattaaacaggCCCCACAACAGCAAGCTTTAGATAATGGAAGTCTCAGAAAATTAAAGGGATATCTAGCATTTACATTTGATAGAAACACAGATGACATCTCTTCATTGCAAAAGGGGGAATCTATAACTTGAGTATCAAACTGTAACATCCGTCGCCTCTTCAACTGTGAAGAAGTTTCTTTGTATTCTTCTGGTTCCTTCTGCATGGTATCTGAAATACATTCAGCGATTAGAAATGACAACAGACAACTTACAATTAGTCAAAGcagatgaaaaaaaataaataaagatatacCACTATGATTAACATGGTAAGCCAAATCCCCACAAGCTTTAATTGGGGTTGTTTCATCTAACATGTAGGAGAGGTCTTCCTCGTTCAGTGCCACTTCATTCCACAAACATTGAGATTCATCTGCTAAGAACAGTAACATCATCATCAGCTTCATTAGTTTTTTCCTTGCCTCGCTCAGCTTCGGTGACATATTTATCACTTCCAATCAAATAGAAGGCCTGCAGCAAAACAACTTACCATAATTGGAATCCTTTTGAAGACAATGTTCCTCCCCTTGCCAATCCCATTGTTCTCCATTGCCACTTCATAAAATGATGAAGGAATTAGGAAGATTAGGCCTATCAATACACATCACTAAAGCCTATAAAGTAATAGAAAATCACATAATTCAAAACAAAAACCCGAAAAAACAATGAATTGAATCAGGAGATGATGTATGGATGACAAATCTCAAGCTTAGGATACTCCATTTTACTAACTTCAGCTTAAGTCAACCTCAAGTCAACGTAAATGATTcaagaagcaaaagaaaaacacaaacacatatttaTCATACAAAATCAACAGAAATGGATCATCATCAGCAACAAATTGCATATGAGAAAAGACCGGGGGAAAACTAAAATCGGCTTATTCCATCCAATTTTATAGGCCAAAGCAAACATCAAATACAGAGTGTAAAAGGACCATTTCGTTTTTTTGGATCTAAGCTAAAATGAGAAAGTTAGACCACATTACATGTTTAGACAGTTTAATGATCCAAAAATAATTGTCTGAaaagattataaaaaaaaaaaaaagaaaagcagaaagaaaaagggaaagaaaaaaagaagagctAACCAATTTGATCAGAGCCTCATCCTCATCATCATTTTACCCAAATAGTACAAGATAATCTAGAAAACCCAACAAAGAAAAAGAGCAAAAACAGAAAAAGCAAATCGATATTCACAAAACcagcataaaaatatataaatatataaactaaaatgTAGACCAGAAAACCTGGCAATTCCCCAtgaaatcaaattttttaacataaatgCAGGTAAATGAAAACCCATCTCATAAACAGCCCACTAAGAAAACATCGCAgttagaagaagaaaaaaaatgtaaaaacacTTCATAGAACATGCATTCCAAAACAAACCCATGAGTCAAAACCAGTTTGAGAAAGAGATTTACCGTTCATTGTTGTAATCCATCTCAGAAATCAAAATCCTCCTCTCTCCCACTTTATCATCAGAAAATAGCCGTTACCCAGAGATCGATTCTCTCAGCTTtctcatatatacatatatatatatattcacacATACAGACACAGAGTTCAGTGATTGTGTTGTGCTTGAGATATGTGCTTCCACTCTCTTTCTCTCCCCTTTCCTTATTTGTGCTCCCAATATTTAATTCGAAGCATCCCTCTTGTGGATTTTTTACATATAAGACATTGAGGAAGAGAAAGGAAAATGGAGAGAGGACCACGACGACAGGACTGGACCCTCTCCCCCGAGTCCGTTACTCGTGGGATAATCTTTCcttaattgtttattaattttcGTATAATCCAGAGTTTCCTTCCATAAATTACCAGCTTTTTCTTTCACTTCTCCCTCTTCGCGCGTGGCGTAACCCTCTGATTCTAGATTGAAAACTGTCAATGATGTTTTGTGGGGTTTGGGAATACGCAGGACTTGGCGCGTATATGTGGGAATGTGGTTGAACGTGACATTGCCCTTTTTTTATTGAGTTTTTCGTTAGTGGGGTCGATGCGCCTGTCGACAGGACTGTGTAATGTGAGAAACCTGGCGAATGGGCCTGCATTTGCATGGgctgctttttttttctttaatttttaacatgtatttctttgtatttattttacgaaaaaaataataatttttttttttactatgcaattgaaaatttaaaataaaacaaataactCAATTCAATAGCCCAATGGAATACAAGCTCAACCCAGAAAGCGTCAGCACCGCTAACCTAACATTTCCATCGAATATTGCCAATCAAACACCCTTCTCAACCCTGTCCGAGACAATGAAATTGTCTGTCCATATTATCAATCGGCGAAAAGAAAATGGCAACAAGAAAAACAAAAGGTGTGCATGTTAAGAGAAACCCAACTATAAGCCTCAAAGACCAAAGTGATCGCCAAAGGCCGATAAACCACCGTAGACAAATAAACTAGAGGCTGCAAAACACCCATCATCAACTACCTTCAAAGGGAAAAGTTGGCTCAAAACTTTTTCAGCATGTGATAATTATGAAGCCACCTGAAAAAGTTACTCTCGAACTTGGTGCCAAATAAACCGATCCTTACTCTCTCAAACATAATCATACTCGAGCATCGCCATGGATAAAATACAAAACTAAGTAACAAACTTCACAAATATAatcgaaaaatattttattggcaTTCTTTTCTAATGGTAATTTTTATAGTGCATAAGTGATACCAGTGAGCTCTATGATGCGTTCCTTCTCTTAATTTGGATGACCCTTTTGGCTGGAGTTTTTGTTTTGGTCTACTAGAGATTTTGTATTGACTTAGGATTTTTAATCAATATGTATGGCTATTGTTCTTCAGCTTGCTTGATCTCTTGTTGACTGTCCGCAATCGTGTTGGTAAATTAACTCGAGCGGTAATGAATCGACGACAATAAGATGATAATTTCATATTAGCATCAAGATTTTTGGTTTTGGATCATGGGCCAATTTTGTAATGGCATTGCTTGGTCTTGAGTTAGCTCAATATTTTCGACAACTTAATACTCCAATTCTAAacgttttaaattgaaattaaaacttttaaaaaatatatttagtattattgtttaaaatttaaatttttaattataaaacatGAATTCCtatgtttaaagtttttattattgatgaccgctggatttctccatcctGACCCAGGGTCTTGATCATAGCCAAAAGCCCATCTTgcagaggcccacacacctgatacaCGAGACAAGCCTGGTTCGTgccaccttcaaggccgggctcaaccaagcttcttcactTAAATCGGCCCAGTCCGTGACTAGCAGGCCCTCTCCTCCTAGactcagcgtccggcccgactctcggcccagcccagtatccAAAGCCATACTAAGACagcctagcagatccgctcgaacgtacgcacgaggagaatcagaggccgttacgcatggagcaggctgctgataccctcgtacgcccgaatctgtatgttagagacgcgtgtcccaatcatggaaaggcctttacacgtcaccagcaagcatagcgaaatggataaaaggggaaccccctccccagaaagtttaagtttatttttcaataccaaaacccttgtaaaaccctcttctattggatctcagatcatcaattggcgccgtctgtgggaaacgaaggagatcttttcatcaccggagttttcactttcaaaacccactgagatccacgatggcaaaccaccaagaaagtaaccttaacattccaaatgacctgagctctgcccaagatgggcagcagttctccttctctagccctacaacgttgaataaccaaacgcctattcctcttaatccctcgccaagcttggcagggaatactcccaccatgactctgtctaaccaggacattcaaactatggctctccagctacagactactgctcactggttggggcagataatgcaacagaggggccttagcaccccagtaaatgcactcccagtagtggaggaacccagaaccaatgaaccccgacctacctctgaccgcctccaaactaacagccacgatgccggggaagaggaagaaccggaggcccgaatccatgggagaagggcaagagagttgatagaaaatgaggaggcggaCAACTATTCTGCCGGAACAACCAGAGAAACgagaactgaaacagaggaggaggaatacaGCTGGGGCAAAGgatccagcccggaagacgagaaaatgaaccaaaagctgaaaaggttgaaagagcaactcttagccgagctaggtaagaaagatcagagccaAACCTCTTTGCCCACCTCTTCTCCTTTCTTAAAGATAGTGCAgtaggagaccgttcccaagaagtttatgatgccgccaatggcggcctataatggagctggtaacccgagagagcatgtcatgaactataagacctttatggagttgcaaaccctgtcagatgccttaatgtgtaaggtgttcccaacaacgctctcgggaccggcgcgggcgtggttcaatagcctggaggccggaagcattagaagttttggagatcttgccacccgcttcatcagcaggttcatagccggggtgccagctgataggaagacgagctatctagaaacagtgaaacagaaagaaggtgaatcactcagagagtatgtcgcccgcttcaatacggaggccctgcagatttccgagctggatgaaggaagggcggtggaggccatgcaaaagggaacaacctctgccgagttctttggttctttgagcaggaaacctccgacctcactg
This genomic interval from Manihot esculenta cultivar AM560-2 chromosome 12, M.esculenta_v8, whole genome shotgun sequence contains the following:
- the LOC110627476 gene encoding protein XRI1 isoform X2; amino-acid sequence: MDYNNERGNGEQWDWQGEEHCLQKDSNYDESQCLWNEVALNEEDLSYMLDETTPIKACGDLAYHVNHSDTMQKEPEEYKETSSQLKRRRMLQFDTQVIDSPFCNEEMSSVFLSNERECSLDEVLPQASNWATGFSDVSASSYEVLDQSSEGWLAECLNDAEMQFSPNDMNYAGASDLQIDISEFCNDALGNGASVVQKHVARTPQNVVFKGKKSFIRTPTKLASSVVYPFAFIKPCGFHGDVTLKDINQRIRTPPPSKSKQNDDDPTSYPTSAFSGKPVVGKTKIRTEGGKGSITIMRTKG
- the LOC110627476 gene encoding protein XRI1 isoform X1, whose translation is MDYNNERGNGEQWDWQGEEHCLQKDSNYADESQCLWNEVALNEEDLSYMLDETTPIKACGDLAYHVNHSDTMQKEPEEYKETSSQLKRRRMLQFDTQVIDSPFCNEEMSSVFLSNERECSLDEVLPQASNWATGFSDVSASSYEVLDQSSEGWLAECLNDAEMQFSPNDMNYAGASDLQIDISEFCNDALGNGASVVQKHVARTPQNVVFKGKKSFIRTPTKLASSVVYPFAFIKPCGFHGDVTLKDINQRIRTPPPSKSKQNDDDPTSYPTSAFSGKPVVGKTKIRTEGGKGSITIMRTKG
- the LOC110627476 gene encoding protein XRI1 isoform X3, whose amino-acid sequence is MLDETTPIKACGDLAYHVNHSDTMQKEPEEYKETSSQLKRRRMLQFDTQVIDSPFCNEEMSSVFLSNERECSLDEVLPQASNWATGFSDVSASSYEVLDQSSEGWLAECLNDAEMQFSPNDMNYAGASDLQIDISEFCNDALGNGASVVQKHVARTPQNVVFKGKKSFIRTPTKLASSVVYPFAFIKPCGFHGDVTLKDINQRIRTPPPSKSKQNDDDPTSYPTSAFSGKPVVGKTKIRTEGGKGSITIMRTKG